CGTCGGCGTCGGTGTTGTACAGGGCGGCGGAGGCGCGGACGGATGCCGTCACGCCGAACCGCCGGTGCAGCGGCGCCGCGCAGTGGTGCCCGACCCGCACGGCGATGCCCTGCGCGTCGAGGAACTGGCCGGCGTCGTGCGCGTGCACGCCGTCGACCACGAAGCTCCAGAGCCCGACTCGTTCGGCGCCCTTGGCGTCGCCGAGCAGACGGATGCCGGGGATGTCGACGAGGCCCTCACGCATGCGCTCGGCGAGGCGGACCTCGTGCGCGTGCACGGCGGGCATGCCGGCGTTCTCGAGGTAGGAGACGGCGGCGGCGAGCCCGATCGCGGGACCGATCGGCTGCGTGCCTGCCTCGAACCGCTGCGGCGGAGGCAGGTAGCCCGCCTCGTCGAGCGTGACGGTGGTGATCATCGATCCGCCGGTGAGGAACGGCGGCAGGGCCTCGAGCACGTCGCTCCGCCCGTACAGCCCGCCGATCCCGTAGGGCCCGAGCATCTTGTGCCCGCTGAAGACGGCGAGGTCGACCCCCATGGCGGGCAGGTCCAGACGCATGTGCGGGGCCGACTGGCACGCATCCAGCACCGTGAGCGCGCCGACCTGCTGTGCGAGCGCGACGATCTCAGCCACCGGGTTGACGATTCCCAGCACGTTCGAGACGTGCGAGAACGCGACGATCCGGGTGCGCTCGCCGATGATCTGGGCCGCGGCATCCAGGTCGAGACGGCCGTCGTCCTGCACCGGGATGTGCCGCAGCACGGCGCCGGTCCGGGCGGCGAGCTCCTGCCAGGGGATCAGGTTCGCGTGGTGCTCGGCCTCGGTCGCGACGATCTCGTCGCCGGGCTGCAGGGCGAACCGAGCGGATGCCGGTGCCCCCCGCCCGAGCGTCGCGTTGCCGATCGAGTACGCCACGAGGTTGAGGCCCAGGGTCGCGCCGCTGGTCCAGACGAGCTGCTCCTCGCGGGCGCCGACGAAGCGCGCGACGGTGGACCGGGCATCCTCGAACAGGTCCGTCGCCTCGGCGGCGAGCGTGTGCGCACCGCGATGCACGGCCGCGTTGCTGCGGGTGAGGAAGTCGTACTCGGCCTGCAGGACCTGCCTCGGCTTCTGGCTCGTCGCGCCGGAGTCGAGGTAGACGAGCGGATGCCCGTTCACCTCCTGCTGGAGGATCGGGAAGTCCTCGCGCAGCCGGGCAGCGTCGAGCGTGGCCGGCTCGGACAGGGCGGGGGAAGTCACCCCCCTAGGCTACGCCGGTGCAGGGTACCCGGGCCGAGCACCGTTCGACCGCCGGGGTGACCTCACATCTGGATGTAGGCGGAGTACCGGATGGTCTCGACCGTGGTGCCGTCCGCGCCCGTGTCGGCGATGACCACCCAGCGGTCGGGGGCACCCGGCGTGCCTCCGTTCGTCGCACCGTTGCTGTCCCGGTCCACTCCGAAGATGAAACGGATACCGTCCTCCCCATCGAGCCCGAGCGGCTCCTGGGAGTCGGGCCCGAGAGCGCGGACCTCGTCTGCCGACATGCCGGGAGAGAGACCGAACTCGGCACGTACGACGACGTCGTCGCTCGTCGGTCGGTCGGTCAGGGTGATGAACGAGGGGAGACCATGCTCCTCGCGGGTCACCAGATCCTCGACCATCGTCGAGAACGCGAATCCGCCCCAGGAGTGGACGGTGTACTCCGGGAAGTGCGAGTCGCCCTCGACCGTGGACAGCACGGGGTCTGAGCCGAATGCTGTCGTCAGCGCTGCGATGGCCTCTGACGGCTCCTCCCGCCACGAGAACGTGCCGAGGCTGCTGTCGTCGGCGGCGATGATCTCGAAACCGCCCGCGCCGAGCACGATCTCTCGGGCCGCGGCGGCGTCGGCTGGAGCCGAGGCCGACGCACTCGGCGAGGCCGCCGGAGCCGGAGGTGACGCGTTCGACGGCGCTGTGGGAGTCGGTGTGGTGGCGCGCGCGGTGTCGATCGGTGTCGTGACCATCCACACGGAGACCGCCGCAACGGCTACCGCGAGGAGACCGGCGGTGATGAGAAGGGCGAGAAGTCCGCGACGGCGGCGAGTGTCTGGCACATCACCATTCTGGGGAGCATCCGTCGGTTACTCCATCAGTTGTCGGAATGCTCTACCAAACCGTAATGACGCTGGTCGATCCGCCCGCCGCGGTCGTCGCCGGGGAGCGGTCGCGACCGCCGACCGTAGACGATCTCGGACGAGTCGAGCAGCCACGGCACGAGGGTGACGGTCACGCCGTGGACCATCATCAGCTGCTGCGCGATGCGCCGTGCGCGGCGGTTGTGCAGCGGCGCCTCCCACCAGTGCCCCACGATGTACTGCGGCAGGTAGACCGTGACCACTGACGGGCCGTGCTTCTCGCGGTACTTCTCGATGAAACCGATCAGGGGAGAGCCGTACTGGCGGTAGGGCGAGTCGACGACGACGAGGGGCACCGGCATCCGGTGATACTCCCAATCGGCCTTCAGCTCGGCGATGTCGTCGGAGGTGACGGCCACATGCACCGCGAGGGTCTTCTCGTGCTTGGCCGCCAGGGCGTAGTCGATCGCCTTCGCGACGGGCTTCTGCAGTGTGCCGACGAGGATGATCGCGAGGTCGCCCGACGAGCCGTACTTCACGGTGTCGTCCATCTCGATCTCGTGCTCGACGTCGCGGTAGTACCGGTTCACGCCGATCATGAGGAACGCGAGGACCGGCATGGCGAGGAAGACGAGCCAGGCGCCGTGGGTGAACTTCGTGACCGTCACGATCGCGAGAACCGCGACGGTGAACGCCGCGCCGATCGTGTTGATGACGAGGCCCGAGAGCGCCGCACGGCGCGCGGGGGAGTTGCCCTTCAGCAGCTTCAGCTCACGGCGCCAGTGGCGGACCATCCCGATCTGGCCCAGCGAGAACGAGACGAACACGCCGATGATGTAGAGCTGGATGAGGGTGGTCAGGTTGGCCTGGAAGACCACGAGGATCGCGATCGCCGCACCGCCGAGGATCAGCATCCCGTTGGAGAACACGAGGCGGTCGCCGCGCGAGTTCAGCGCCTTCGGGGCGTAGCTGTCGCGGGCGAGCACCGAGCCGAGCAGCGGAAACCCGTTGAAGGCCGTGTTGGCCGCCAGCAGTAGGACGCACGCGGTCGCCGCCTGGATGATGAAGAAGAAGACCGAGTCACCGCCGAAGGTCGCGGCGGCGACCTGGGCCATGAGGCTCGGCTGCGGGCCCGACGTGCAGTCGAATCCGATGAGCGCGCACGGGTTCTCGGCGTAGCGCACGCCCGCGATCAGCGCGAGTGCGGTCAAGCCGGCGAACAGCACGATCGCGATGCCGCCCATGAGGACGAGGGTCGTCTGCGCGTTCTTGACCTTCGGGGTACGGAACGCGGGCACGCCGTTGCTCACGGCCTCGACGCCGGTGAGGGCCGAGCAGCCGCTCGAGAACGCGCGGAGCAGCAGCAGGATGAACGCGACCTGCGAGAGGCTCTCGGGCTCGACGGTGTAGGCCGCGCTCGCCGCGACCGGCGAATCGCCGATGGCCCACCGGAACAGCCCGGTCCCGATCATCAGCGCGACCGAGCCGATGAAGACATACGTGGGGATCGCGAAGGCGTGTGAGGCCTCCCGGACGCCGCGCAGGTTCACGATGACCAGCAGGATGACGAAGCCCACCGCGAGCTCGACGCGCCACGGATCGAGCACCGGCAGCGCCGAGATGATGTTGTCGACACCCGACGAGACCGACACCGCGACGGTCAGCACGTAGTCGACGAGGAGCGCAGAGCCGACGACGACGCCCGCCTTCTCGCCGAGGTTCGTCCGGGCGACTTCGTAGTCGCCGCCGCCCGAGGGGTAGGCCTTGATGAGCTGCCGGTAGCTGAGGACCACGACGATCAGCAGCACGACGACCGCGGCGGCGACCGGCGGCGCGAAGGCCATGAAGGCAGTGCCGCCGATGAGCAGGATCATCAGCAGTTCCTGGGGCGCATAGGCCACCGACGAGAGCGCGTCGGACGCGAAGATCGGCAGCGCCCGCTTCTTCGGCAGCAGCTGCGCGTCGAGCTTCTCGGAGTCGAGCGGCTCGCCGATCAGCATGCGCTTCACGGCGGGGGAGGGGGCCGCGTTCGGGTCGCGGCTGTCACTGGTCACGGCGGGCGACATTACGCCTCCCGCGAACTCGCCGCAACGCGAGCGGTCCCCCCCGCAGTCCCTAGACTCCCCGCATGACCGGCCAAGTGTTCCCCGCAGTGATCGCGATCCTGTTCGGAGGGGCCGTCGGCGTCATCCTCTTCGTCCCTCTCGTCGCGGTCAGCTACCGCCGTCGCGGACGGCTCAGCCTCGGCCGGGTGGCCTTCTGGGCGGCATCCCTCGTCTACTTCATGGCGATCTGGAGCTACACCCTCCTCCCGCTCCCGGCCTCGAACGAGTACCGCTGCGTCGGAGCCGTGCTCTCCCTCGGGCCGACCGTCGACGATGTCGTGGGCGCCGTCGCGGACGGTTCTCCCCTCACCGACATCCGGCTGCTCCAGGTCGTCTTCAACGTCCTCCTGTTCGTCCCGTTGGGATTCCTGATGCGGGTCGTCGGACGCCGCGGCATCGTCATCGGCGTCCTGGCGGGAGCCGTCGTGTCCCTCGTCATCGAGACGACCCAGCTGACCGGGGTCTGGGGCATCTTCCCCTGCGGCTACCGACTCTTCGACGTCGGCGACCTGCTGACGAACACCCTGGGCGCCCTCCTGGGCTCGGTCCTCGGGCTCGTCGTCCCGGCGCGGCTGCGGGGTGTCGAGAAGACAGCGGATGCCGGTGCTCCCCGCCCCGTCACCCGCGGTCGTCGCCTCCTCGGCGCGGTCTGCGATCTGCTCGGTGCGACGATCGTCGGCGGCGCCGTCGGCACAGTCGTGCAGCTGTTCCTGCAGTTCGCGCTGCGCCGGGAGGACCTCGTCGCAGATGCCGTCATCGCCGACCTGGCGACGGGGTGGGCGCCGATCGCGCTGTGGCTCGGCGTCACTCTCGCCACGGGACGCTCGATCGGCGACCTCGCGGTCGAACTCCGCTACGAGGGCGGTCGTCTGCCTGAGATCGCCGCGAGGTTGCTGCGCTTCCTCGGCGGCATCGGGGGCTATCTGCTGCTGGGGCAGATCGTCGGGGACACCGGCATCCTCGTCTTCGTGTTCTTCGTCACCTCAGCGGTCCTGCTGTTCACGACGCGCGCGGGACGCGGCCTCCCGGGAGTGGTTACCGGACGGGAGCTCGTCGACGCGCGGTCGAGCGAGCCGTCCCGTCACTGACCGCGGGCGCGGAACGTGTACGTGATCGAGGCGACCTTCTCTGCCGCCTCGTCGGACTCGACGAAGGCACTGAACTCGCGCTTGCCGTTGCTGTAGAACGTGCCGCGTCCCTCGCCGAAGGTGAGCCGCACGTGGCCGTTCGTGAGGGCGAACTCGTCGAACGGGCCCTTGCTGCGCGCCTGGTCGAGAGTGTCGCCGACGGCGACGCCGAACTCGTTCGTGACCTGGACGCCCTGCGGCAGGCCGGAGCTCACGGTGACCCACGTCGGCGCGGGTACCTCGCTGCGCGAGCGGCCGCCGTCGCCGAGGAACACGTCGTACAGGCGGAAGCCGGGCCACACGTAGATGTCGT
This DNA window, taken from Microbacterium sp. MM2322, encodes the following:
- a CDS encoding APC family permease, translating into MSPAVTSDSRDPNAAPSPAVKRMLIGEPLDSEKLDAQLLPKKRALPIFASDALSSVAYAPQELLMILLIGGTAFMAFAPPVAAAVVVLLIVVVLSYRQLIKAYPSGGGDYEVARTNLGEKAGVVVGSALLVDYVLTVAVSVSSGVDNIISALPVLDPWRVELAVGFVILLVIVNLRGVREASHAFAIPTYVFIGSVALMIGTGLFRWAIGDSPVAASAAYTVEPESLSQVAFILLLLRAFSSGCSALTGVEAVSNGVPAFRTPKVKNAQTTLVLMGGIAIVLFAGLTALALIAGVRYAENPCALIGFDCTSGPQPSLMAQVAAATFGGDSVFFFIIQAATACVLLLAANTAFNGFPLLGSVLARDSYAPKALNSRGDRLVFSNGMLILGGAAIAILVVFQANLTTLIQLYIIGVFVSFSLGQIGMVRHWRRELKLLKGNSPARRAALSGLVINTIGAAFTVAVLAIVTVTKFTHGAWLVFLAMPVLAFLMIGVNRYYRDVEHEIEMDDTVKYGSSGDLAIILVGTLQKPVAKAIDYALAAKHEKTLAVHVAVTSDDIAELKADWEYHRMPVPLVVVDSPYRQYGSPLIGFIEKYREKHGPSVVTVYLPQYIVGHWWEAPLHNRRARRIAQQLMMVHGVTVTLVPWLLDSSEIVYGRRSRPLPGDDRGGRIDQRHYGLVEHSDN
- a CDS encoding VanZ family protein → MTGQVFPAVIAILFGGAVGVILFVPLVAVSYRRRGRLSLGRVAFWAASLVYFMAIWSYTLLPLPASNEYRCVGAVLSLGPTVDDVVGAVADGSPLTDIRLLQVVFNVLLFVPLGFLMRVVGRRGIVIGVLAGAVVSLVIETTQLTGVWGIFPCGYRLFDVGDLLTNTLGALLGSVLGLVVPARLRGVEKTADAGAPRPVTRGRRLLGAVCDLLGATIVGGAVGTVVQLFLQFALRREDLVADAVIADLATGWAPIALWLGVTLATGRSIGDLAVELRYEGGRLPEIAARLLRFLGGIGGYLLLGQIVGDTGILVFVFFVTSAVLLFTTRAGRGLPGVVTGRELVDARSSEPSRH
- a CDS encoding SufS family cysteine desulfurase, encoding MTSPALSEPATLDAARLREDFPILQQEVNGHPLVYLDSGATSQKPRQVLQAEYDFLTRSNAAVHRGAHTLAAEATDLFEDARSTVARFVGAREEQLVWTSGATLGLNLVAYSIGNATLGRGAPASARFALQPGDEIVATEAEHHANLIPWQELAARTGAVLRHIPVQDDGRLDLDAAAQIIGERTRIVAFSHVSNVLGIVNPVAEIVALAQQVGALTVLDACQSAPHMRLDLPAMGVDLAVFSGHKMLGPYGIGGLYGRSDVLEALPPFLTGGSMITTVTLDEAGYLPPPQRFEAGTQPIGPAIGLAAAVSYLENAGMPAVHAHEVRLAERMREGLVDIPGIRLLGDAKGAERVGLWSFVVDGVHAHDAGQFLDAQGIAVRVGHHCAAPLHRRFGVTASVRASAALYNTDADVDALVDAVSGIRSYFGVNE